Proteins from a genomic interval of Polaribacter sp. Q13:
- a CDS encoding sialate O-acetylesterase: MNYFKTLLVVILLSTASKVTAQVTLPNFFSDHMVLQRNHKNPIWGNADKNEKITVSINGQEHTTKANKNGYWKVILNSMKAGGPYNLLVKGKNTVEIKDILIGEVWLCSGQSNMGWKVAGTTFADLEIASAKYPKIRFLKVPLVGNLEKQDNFDASWEVCSPETVGTFSANGYFFGRKLHQTLGVPIGLINVAWGASAIETWIPRDAMDASGEYTEMLAQWDEKMANYTQSTFDKETKAYKAWEKGGKKGKKLNPARDHRIGQNTPANGFNGLVNPIVGYGIKGAIWCQGETNLGRAYQYRTLFPLLINSWRKLWNQGDFPFYWVQVAGLKEKTLEIGKGNMWAEMREAQSMTLSLPNTGEAIVYDLSESNNIHFKDKQTSANRLVLHALNNDYGVKLKAKSPSYQSMKVEGNKITITFKDVAQSLYAFDENTVKGFMISGKDQKFVWAKANIVGKNKVVVFADEISKPIAVRFAWANNPYANLYDKANLPVTAFRTDNWPTITLHNKKANR; the protein is encoded by the coding sequence ATGAATTATTTTAAGACATTATTGGTTGTTATACTATTATCAACTGCATCAAAAGTAACTGCACAAGTTACTTTGCCAAACTTTTTTAGTGATCATATGGTTTTACAAAGAAATCATAAAAATCCTATTTGGGGAAATGCAGATAAAAATGAGAAAATAACAGTTTCTATAAACGGACAAGAGCATACTACAAAAGCTAACAAAAATGGCTATTGGAAAGTAATTTTAAATTCAATGAAAGCTGGAGGACCCTATAATTTATTGGTAAAAGGTAAAAATACAGTTGAAATTAAAGACATATTAATTGGTGAAGTTTGGTTATGTTCTGGGCAATCTAATATGGGATGGAAAGTCGCAGGAACTACTTTTGCAGATTTAGAAATAGCATCAGCAAAGTATCCGAAGATTCGATTTTTAAAAGTTCCTTTAGTAGGGAATTTAGAAAAACAAGATAATTTTGATGCTTCTTGGGAAGTTTGTTCCCCAGAAACTGTGGGAACTTTTTCTGCCAATGGATATTTCTTCGGACGAAAATTACATCAAACTTTAGGTGTGCCAATAGGTTTAATTAATGTAGCTTGGGGAGCTTCTGCAATTGAAACTTGGATACCTAGAGATGCTATGGATGCTTCAGGAGAATATACAGAAATGCTGGCGCAATGGGATGAAAAAATGGCGAATTATACGCAGTCTACTTTTGATAAAGAAACAAAAGCATACAAAGCTTGGGAAAAAGGAGGTAAAAAAGGAAAGAAATTAAACCCAGCGAGAGATCATAGAATTGGTCAGAATACACCTGCTAATGGTTTTAATGGTTTGGTAAATCCTATTGTAGGTTACGGTATTAAAGGTGCTATTTGGTGTCAGGGAGAAACAAATTTAGGTCGTGCGTATCAATACCGTACTTTGTTTCCGCTATTAATTAATAGTTGGAGAAAATTATGGAATCAAGGTGATTTTCCTTTTTATTGGGTACAAGTTGCTGGTTTAAAAGAAAAAACTTTAGAAATAGGAAAAGGAAATATGTGGGCAGAAATGCGAGAAGCACAAAGTATGACGTTGTCTTTGCCAAATACAGGTGAAGCTATTGTGTATGATTTATCAGAAAGTAATAATATTCATTTTAAAGACAAACAAACTTCTGCAAACCGATTGGTTTTACATGCTTTAAATAATGATTATGGCGTTAAATTGAAAGCAAAAAGTCCGAGTTATCAATCTATGAAAGTTGAAGGGAATAAAATAACAATTACATTTAAAGATGTAGCTCAAAGTTTATACGCTTTCGATGAGAATACGGTAAAAGGATTTATGATTTCGGGAAAAGATCAAAAGTTTGTGTGGGCAAAAGCGAATATTGTTGGTAAAAACAAAGTAGTTGTTTTTGCTGATGAAATTAGCAAACCAATAGCAGTAAGATTTGCGTGGGCTAATAACCCGTATGCGAATTTATATGACAAAGCTAATTTACCCGTGACTGCTTTTAGAACAGATAATTGGCCAACAATTACTTTACATAACAAAAAAGCGAATAGATAA
- a CDS encoding glycoside hydrolase family 3 C-terminal domain-containing protein, with translation MSYNKYFIIFSCFFISTLSNAQNVDFSFQNNQLPIDVRAKLLVSQMTLDEKIGQMTSNAAAIPRFKIPKYNWWSEALHGVARNGKATIFPQAIGLGATFDPELVKEMADAISTEARAKFTIAQKKGNYGKFAGLTFWSPTVNLFRDPRYGRGQECYGEDPLLMSKIGVAFVNGLQGDDPNMLKTAACAKHFVMHSGPEHGKLTFNVEVSKQDLNETYFPAFKALVEDAKVEGVMTAYNMVYGKPSVTSEFLIKETLRENWNFDGYVTSDCGAIGGVSGKQGYAKSSLEGASLAIKAGANLNCGSAYKQLKTAVEKGMVTEELINERVIQLFKTRFRLGLFDKNSDHPYTKIGPEHIHSQKHVQLARNIAQKSIVLLKNKNNTLPLSPDIKVPYLTGPFANSNDVLMGSYYGVSPSMVSILEGVTDALSLGTSLNYRTGALPFQINPNPKNWAPNVAAESDAIICVVGTTRYLEGESVDAIASTWGGDKEFLKLPENQIKYIHQLIEKKKDAPLILVIASGGPVSLEGIEEHCEAIMQIWYPGEQGGNAVADILFGKVSPSGKLPVTFPKNTAQLPAYDRYSMKGRTYKYMTKEPMFPFGFGLTYSEAEYKNMSLNAQKLKKKESLEVNLEVANKGDFNIDEVVQLYICPEDTSGGIPLKSLKAFKRISLKKGESKKVSFSISPEELKVINEVGEKVWRKGKYKVVVGNSSPGKLSTKLGAAIPQEAIFQLR, from the coding sequence ATGTCATACAATAAATATTTTATCATTTTTTCATGTTTTTTTATTAGCACTTTGTCGAATGCTCAAAATGTGGATTTCTCTTTTCAAAATAATCAATTACCAATTGATGTAAGAGCAAAATTATTAGTTTCTCAGATGACTTTAGATGAGAAAATAGGTCAAATGACTTCTAATGCAGCAGCAATTCCTAGATTTAAAATACCAAAATACAACTGGTGGAGTGAAGCTTTACATGGTGTTGCAAGAAATGGGAAAGCTACTATTTTTCCACAAGCTATTGGTTTAGGAGCAACTTTTGATCCTGAATTGGTTAAAGAAATGGCTGATGCAATTTCAACTGAAGCAAGAGCTAAATTTACCATTGCTCAAAAAAAGGGAAATTACGGAAAGTTTGCGGGATTAACTTTTTGGTCGCCAACGGTAAACTTATTTAGAGACCCTAGATATGGTCGTGGACAAGAATGTTATGGAGAAGATCCGCTCTTAATGTCTAAAATTGGGGTTGCTTTTGTAAATGGTTTACAAGGTGATGATCCAAATATGTTAAAAACAGCAGCTTGTGCAAAACACTTTGTTATGCACTCAGGTCCTGAACACGGTAAATTGACTTTTAATGTAGAGGTTTCCAAGCAAGATTTAAACGAAACCTATTTCCCTGCTTTTAAAGCCTTAGTTGAAGATGCTAAAGTAGAAGGTGTAATGACTGCCTACAATATGGTTTACGGAAAACCTTCAGTTACTAGTGAGTTTTTAATTAAGGAAACTTTACGTGAAAATTGGAATTTTGATGGATATGTAACTTCAGATTGTGGAGCTATTGGCGGTGTTTCAGGAAAACAAGGATACGCAAAATCAAGTCTTGAAGGAGCCTCTCTTGCTATAAAAGCAGGAGCTAATTTAAACTGTGGAAGTGCATATAAGCAATTGAAAACGGCAGTAGAAAAAGGAATGGTTACCGAAGAATTGATTAATGAAAGAGTGATTCAGTTATTTAAAACTCGTTTCCGTTTAGGTTTGTTTGATAAGAATAGTGATCATCCCTATACTAAAATTGGACCAGAACATATTCACAGTCAAAAACATGTTCAATTGGCAAGAAACATTGCGCAAAAATCTATTGTTTTGTTGAAGAACAAAAATAATACACTTCCTTTATCGCCAGATATTAAGGTTCCTTATCTTACAGGACCCTTTGCAAATTCTAATGATGTGTTAATGGGGAGTTACTATGGGGTTAGTCCTTCAATGGTTTCTATTTTAGAGGGAGTTACGGATGCACTTTCATTAGGTACTTCTTTAAATTATAGAACAGGTGCTTTACCATTTCAAATAAACCCGAATCCTAAAAATTGGGCACCAAATGTAGCAGCAGAGTCAGATGCTATTATTTGTGTTGTTGGTACAACTCGTTATTTAGAAGGAGAATCAGTTGATGCTATTGCTTCAACTTGGGGTGGTGATAAAGAATTTTTAAAATTACCAGAAAACCAAATTAAATACATTCATCAATTAATTGAAAAGAAAAAGGATGCACCATTAATTTTAGTAATTGCAAGTGGAGGTCCAGTTTCTTTAGAAGGGATTGAAGAACATTGTGAAGCTATTATGCAAATTTGGTATCCAGGTGAACAAGGTGGAAACGCAGTGGCAGATATTTTATTTGGAAAAGTATCTCCTTCTGGAAAATTACCAGTTACATTTCCTAAAAACACAGCTCAATTACCTGCGTATGATAGGTATTCTATGAAAGGAAGAACTTACAAATATATGACTAAAGAGCCTATGTTTCCTTTTGGATTTGGTTTAACATATTCTGAAGCTGAATATAAAAACATGAGTTTAAATGCTCAAAAATTGAAGAAAAAAGAATCACTTGAAGTTAACCTAGAAGTTGCCAATAAAGGTGATTTTAATATTGATGAAGTTGTTCAATTATATATTTGTCCTGAAGATACTTCTGGCGGAATTCCATTGAAAAGTTTAAAAGCATTTAAACGTATTTCTTTGAAAAAAGGAGAAAGTAAAAAGGTTTCTTTTTCTATAAGCCCTGAAGAGTTAAAAGTAATTAACGAAGTAGGTGAAAAGGTCTGGCGAAAAGGAAAATATAAAGTTGTAGTAGGTAACTCATCACCAGGGAAATTAAGCACTAAACTTGGTGCTGCAATACCTCAAGAAGCTATTTTTCAGTTGAGATAA
- a CDS encoding sialate O-acetylesterase: MRNLYLMILCLFVYTTNAQTQLANIFNDHMVLQRNTNVHIWGTDTPKSTIEIIGSWGEKASVTTDANGKWKTTIKTLEAGGPYALEVKGSKSITLKDVLLGEVWLCGGQSNMAMALRGNVGQHIEGSNRAILNSTNSNLRFFTVPTTVSEVPLDDLKGNWEVSSPKTAAAFSAVGYFFGKMIQEHLGVPVGLISSNVGGTPAQAWTSKEIISSEFPEFNKDFSKKINTKTATVLYNGMINPLIPYGIKGAIWYQGEANRWNAEQYSRLFPAMIKNWRDQFKQGDFPFYFVQLAPYGYKDLEGWAQLQQSQLKTMLTVPNTGMAVINDIGYKTRIHPPKKREVGERLAFWALAKDYNVEGITYSGPTYKAMKIEKNKALISFDHAALGITSLGKPLTNFEISGEDGVFHPAEAKIIMKEKLLQVWSDKVAKPKNVRYGFSSYIDGCLFNTAGLPASAFSTEDWNVILKLN; this comes from the coding sequence ATGAGAAATTTATATCTAATGATTTTATGCTTGTTTGTGTATACTACAAATGCGCAAACACAATTAGCCAATATTTTTAATGACCATATGGTATTACAACGTAATACTAATGTCCATATTTGGGGTACAGATACTCCTAAATCTACCATTGAAATTATTGGAAGTTGGGGAGAAAAAGCTAGCGTCACAACAGATGCTAATGGGAAATGGAAGACAACAATTAAAACGTTAGAAGCTGGTGGACCTTATGCTCTAGAGGTAAAAGGATCTAAAAGTATCACGTTAAAAGATGTGCTTTTGGGTGAAGTTTGGTTGTGTGGCGGTCAATCTAATATGGCTATGGCTTTAAGGGGGAATGTTGGTCAGCATATAGAAGGAAGCAATCGTGCCATTTTAAATAGTACAAATTCTAACTTAAGGTTTTTTACAGTTCCAACAACCGTAAGCGAAGTTCCTTTAGATGATTTAAAAGGGAATTGGGAAGTATCAAGCCCCAAAACAGCGGCAGCATTTAGTGCTGTAGGTTATTTCTTCGGAAAAATGATTCAAGAACATTTAGGTGTTCCTGTTGGATTAATTTCTAGTAATGTGGGCGGAACCCCAGCACAAGCATGGACTTCAAAAGAAATTATTTCTTCAGAATTTCCAGAATTTAATAAAGATTTTTCTAAAAAGATAAACACAAAAACGGCAACAGTTTTATATAACGGAATGATAAACCCTTTAATCCCGTATGGAATAAAAGGCGCTATTTGGTATCAAGGAGAAGCAAATAGATGGAATGCAGAACAATACTCTAGATTGTTTCCTGCAATGATTAAAAATTGGAGAGACCAATTTAAACAAGGAGATTTTCCATTCTATTTTGTGCAATTAGCACCTTATGGGTATAAAGATTTAGAAGGTTGGGCACAATTGCAGCAATCGCAATTAAAAACAATGTTAACGGTACCAAATACAGGTATGGCAGTAATTAATGATATTGGATATAAAACACGAATTCATCCACCAAAAAAGAGAGAAGTAGGAGAGCGTTTGGCTTTTTGGGCGCTTGCAAAAGATTATAATGTTGAGGGAATAACCTATTCCGGACCAACATATAAAGCTATGAAAATAGAAAAAAACAAGGCACTTATTAGTTTTGATCATGCTGCTTTAGGAATTACAAGTTTGGGAAAACCATTAACAAATTTTGAGATTTCGGGAGAAGACGGTGTATTTCATCCAGCGGAAGCTAAAATTATTATGAAAGAAAAATTGCTGCAAGTTTGGAGTGATAAAGTGGCAAAACCTAAAAATGTTCGCTATGGTTTTAGTAGTTATATAGACGGATGTTTATTTAATACTGCAGGTCTTCCTGCTTCAGCTTTTAGTACAGAAGATTGGAATGTTATATTAAAATTAAATTAA
- a CDS encoding sulfatase/phosphatase domain-containing protein, with amino-acid sequence MAKWPAVIKPKQLVKNRAIGMDLYPTFLDAAGLKLTPDQHADGQSLLPVFKGTQKNKKRRLVFHYPHYTSNSSPYSSIIDGDFKLIHFYNDEEGAYLLFDLSKDLSEQNNLSIKEPKITQKLAMLLEMELKKMDAELPIPNPNYQADAKNFSNLKSNYSRANRDREKQKKKIDNSKI; translated from the coding sequence ATTGCAAAATGGCCAGCTGTAATTAAGCCGAAACAGCTAGTTAAAAATCGTGCTATTGGTATGGATCTTTATCCAACTTTTTTAGACGCTGCAGGTTTAAAATTAACTCCCGATCAACATGCTGATGGACAAAGTCTTTTGCCTGTTTTTAAAGGAACTCAAAAAAATAAAAAAAGACGTTTAGTATTTCATTATCCACATTATACAAGTAATTCGAGTCCTTATTCATCCATTATTGATGGAGATTTTAAATTGATACACTTTTATAATGACGAAGAAGGCGCTTATTTATTATTTGATTTAAGTAAAGACTTGTCTGAGCAAAATAATTTGTCAATAAAGGAACCAAAAATCACGCAAAAACTCGCAATGCTTTTAGAGATGGAGTTGAAAAAAATGGATGCAGAATTACCTATTCCAAATCCTAATTATCAAGCTGATGCAAAAAACTTTAGTAATCTAAAGTCAAATTATAGTAGAGCTAATAGAGATAGAGAGAAACAAAAGAAGAAAATTGACAATTCAAAAATCTAA
- a CDS encoding sulfatase-like hydrolase/transferase, which produces MHRHNIPKSEVFFAEALNNGGYATGFFGKWHCGVDKEYTPNTLGFQVAKGYRNEHVGTGTSGHWGKKFKKYGVGLKDIKGDTYIADALTDECIQFINEKKEEPFLAVLSHYLMHMPVQAKPELVERFKNKATTDHDNPEYAAMLLSVDESLGRVVAELKRLGLDKNTLVVFTSDNGGLNNNTSNYPLLGGKSYAFEAAM; this is translated from the coding sequence TTGCACAGACATAATATTCCAAAGTCGGAAGTGTTTTTTGCTGAAGCCCTAAATAATGGCGGATATGCTACTGGATTTTTCGGAAAATGGCATTGTGGAGTGGATAAAGAATATACGCCTAATACACTCGGTTTTCAGGTTGCAAAAGGCTATAGAAATGAACATGTTGGAACAGGAACTTCAGGTCATTGGGGAAAAAAATTTAAAAAATATGGTGTAGGATTAAAAGATATTAAAGGAGATACCTACATAGCAGATGCTTTAACAGATGAATGCATTCAATTTATAAATGAGAAGAAAGAAGAGCCTTTTTTAGCCGTACTTTCTCATTATTTGATGCACATGCCAGTACAAGCAAAACCTGAATTGGTAGAACGATTTAAAAATAAGGCAACCACAGATCATGATAATCCAGAGTATGCAGCAATGTTGTTGTCGGTTGATGAAAGTTTAGGAAGAGTTGTTGCTGAATTAAAAAGATTAGGTTTAGATAAGAATACACTTGTAGTTTTTACGTCTGATAATGGTGGGTTAAATAATAATACATCTAATTATCCATTACTTGGAGGTAAAAGTTATGCTTTTGAAGCTGCCATGTGA
- a CDS encoding sulfatase-like hydrolase/transferase, protein MVLFSLNAQNKDYKTQDKPNIVLVLIDDMGWKDMGCSGSKYYETPNMDALAASGMRFENGYSSSPVCAPSRGAIYTGKSPGRTKYSTVYNGGAAADERLFERSKFRDGKNLIKIMKLCTDIIFQSRKCFLLKP, encoded by the coding sequence ATGGTTTTGTTTTCCTTAAATGCTCAAAATAAGGATTATAAGACACAAGACAAACCAAACATAGTTTTGGTTCTTATCGACGATATGGGCTGGAAAGATATGGGCTGCTCGGGAAGTAAATATTATGAAACTCCAAATATGGATGCTTTAGCAGCGTCCGGAATGCGTTTCGAAAACGGATATTCTTCATCTCCTGTTTGTGCTCCTTCTCGTGGTGCAATATATACAGGTAAAAGTCCAGGACGAACAAAATATTCTACGGTTTATAATGGTGGTGCCGCAGCTGATGAACGATTGTTTGAAAGAAGTAAGTTTAGAGATGGTAAAAACCTAATAAAAATTATGAAGCTTTGCACAGACATAATATTCCAAAGTCGGAAGTGTTTTTTGCTGAAGCCCTAA